One segment of Acropora muricata isolate sample 2 chromosome 8, ASM3666990v1, whole genome shotgun sequence DNA contains the following:
- the LOC136925212 gene encoding uncharacterized protein — protein MKIQFVIADHTNTIALTLWEDLIDAVDCRKTYKFKNVKIISFNDIKCLTTNEGTTIHQDQDIHDINMDCEDISLTLNISEGKCVSAKLKRELSCIACNACIKGTASDGMITCQNCQMTTLEENCSHKLVAQLIILTAKGKVQSYTCLNDVLQSFLASSNTKLTLIDTIDLDELKKLLLTSPAK, from the coding sequence atgaaaattcaatttgttattgctgatcacaccaatactatcgcattgacactttgggaagaccttattgatgcagtagattgcagaaaaacatataagttcaagaatgtaaaaattatatcattcaatgacataaagtgtctaactaccaatgaaggaaccaccatccaccaagaccaagacatccatgatattaacatggattgtgaagacataagccttaccttaaacatttcagaaggaaaatgtgtctcagcaaaactcaaaagagaattatcctGCATTGCTTGTAATGCATGTATTAAAGGCACAGCATCAGACGGCATGATCACGTGtcagaactgccaaatgactaccctcgaagaaaactgcagccataagcttgtagcacaattaataatcttaacagcaaaaggaaaggttcaaagttacacATGCCTTAATGATGTTTTGCAGAGCTTCCTAGCATCAAGTAACACAAAGTTGACACTGATTGACACCATTGATctggatgaattgaaaaaactgctgctaacatctcctgccaagTAA